In Bacteroidota bacterium, the sequence TTATAAATATCTTCATGAGTATCAAGACCTAAAAAACTATATTCTGCAGGTGAGTTCGTTATCAATATCACATTTGTAAATAGCGATTGCATGAAATTGCGTACTACTTCAATTGCGGTCAGATTGCCGATTTTTAAAAACGCTTTATTCTCGCCCATTCGTGTGCTTCGACCGCCCGCAAGAATAATTCCTGTTACGTCGCGATACATTTGTTACTTCGATTGCATTTGAAGTACAATTTTTTTATAGAGCACCTCATCGTCTAAATATATTTTACCCCCCTTAATTACTTTTGCAAAAATTCCTTCTTTCGGCATTACGCAATCACCGGCAGAGTAGTAAATTGCACAACGTGAGTGACACTCTTTTCCAATTTGAGTTATTTCTACTTCAGTTTCACCAATTAGTAACCTAACACCAACTTGAAGGTGCATCAAATCGATACCTTCGGTTGTCATGTTTTCAGCAAAGGCACCCGGTCTTACTTTCAATCCTTTTGCGCGCATCTTTTCAATGCTCTCAATCGCAAGTAAACTAATTTGCCTATGCCAATCACCTGCATGAACATCACCTTCGATTCCCCATCCCTCGATTAGCTTCACGCTATTCACGTTCGTCTTGGGAATACCTTTCTTTTTGCTGACACTCAGCGCTACAATCTTGCCTTTTACCTCATTTTTTGTCATATGTCATTGTTTTTTGTTCGTTGCTCGATGCTCTTCGCTCATTGCTCTCTGATTTATATCCCACTTCAACAATTCTATTTTCACACTCGTACCTTTCATGATAACGTTCTCATCTTTTGGGAAATGAATCAAACAATTTGCGTTTGCAAATCCGCCGAGCATATGTGAATCCTGCCCTTTAGTCGGGTTAACGACTAATTTGCCATCCGGTTTTTTTATAAAAATACCTCGAACAAATTCTAACCTACCTGCTCTCTTTCTTAAATCGGATTCAAGTACAGCCGTTTGTATGAAGTTTTGTTTTTCTGTTTGTCCCATCATCCGCAACAATGTCGGCTTGATAAATAAATAAAATGATAGCAGGGCAGCGACTGGATTTCCGGGGACACCGAAGATTAGCTTTTTACCTTTTGTTCCAAATAACAATGGCTTACCCGGTTTTATGGCTGCACGCCAAAATACTGTTTTTATTCCAAGACTGCTGCAAACATCTTTAACAAAATCGTAATCGCCAACAGAGACGCCGCCGGCTGTGATTACGACATCAGAAATTTTTAGAGCTTTCTGTATTGCTTTTTGGATTTCGCGTTTTTGGTCTTTAACACTCATCGCATATTCGGGTTGAATATTCAGTAATTGCAAAGCAGCCAACAATGAAGGTAGGTTCGAATCTCGAATTTCACCCGGTTTTATTTGTTCTGAAAATTTCTTTAATTCATTTCCAGTAACTATAATAGAAACTTTTGGCTTGCGATATACATTTACACTTGCATTACCTAAACTTGCTAGAAGTCCGAGCACAGGAGGCGTAATTATTACACCGGACGAAAGTACCAATGCACCTTTAGAAAATTCTCCACCGCATTTACGGATGTTCGTGCCGACTTCTGGTAATGTTTTAAAGATCACGTTGCCACCTATTTCTTCAACATCTTCTTTCATAACTACGGTATTGATGTTGCGCGGAACGAGTGCGCCCGTGAATATTTTGAATGTGTGATTATTCTTCAGCGAATGTTTTCGAGTATCGCCTGCTTGAATAACTGCTTGCACTTTTAGAGAAACCTGATTTTTATGTGAAAACAGTTTTAAGCCATTTACATTCACTGCAAATCCATCCACTGCTGACGAATTGAAGGTCGGTATCGGGTATTTTGCGATAATATTTTTTGCAAGTGTGTAACCGAGCGTTTCCATCAGAGGCAATTTGATTGCATTGAGTGGTTTTGTTTGCTCTTCTATTAATTTTTGTGCTTCGTGATAATCAATCATTCTAAATTATCTTCATTTGTTTTGCGAGAATTTTGTGTACCTCGCGGTGAAATTTATCTTTCAATGTCCTCCGCCAGAAATCATCCTGAATGAATGGAGCAAACCGGGAAACAGTGCATCGAGCGATTCGGCAACACCTTTTTTTGAACCGGGAAGATTCACGATTAAAGTATTTCCCCGCAACCCGGCTGACGCACGCGAAAGCATCGAGTATGGTGTGCGTTCCTGTCCGAATGAACGAGCAGCTTCAGGAATACCGGGGACTTCCCGCTCGATTACGCGTCTCATAGCTTCGGGTGTGCAATCCCGCGGACTGAAACCTGTGCCGCCGGTAGTTACCACCAAATCTAATTTCAATTCGTCTGCATAACGAATAAGCTCAGATGCAATTTGTTCAAGTTCATCAGGAATAATTTTATAATCAACTACTTCCACCAATTCTTTTTTCAGCCGATCAACGATGAGCTTGCCCGATAAATCGGATTTCTTGCCGGCGTAAACTGAATCGGACATAACCAAGACTGCTGCACGTAATGGCTTATCATATTTTGTTTTGAAATCAGATTTACCCCCGGTCTTCTCCAGCAACTTAACGCCAACAATCTCCATTGAATCATCCAACATCTTCGTCATATCATAAATAGTGAGAACGGCAACTGATGCTGCGGTGAGGGCTTCCATCTCGACGCCGGTTTTGTAGATTGCTTTTACTGTTACACTAACTTCTATAAAACCTTCACCGATGCTAAATTCAACTCCGACATAATCAACCGGAAGTGGATGACAGTAAGGAACTATTTGACTTGTGTTCTTAGCAGCTTGAATTGTTGCCACTTTTGCGACAGCTAGTGGATCCCCCTTCGGAATTTTATTTTGACGGATTAAATCTATGGTTTCCTGTTTTAATTTAAGAGTCCCTTTCGCAACGGCAGTGCGAAGAGTTTTCGTTTTGTTTGATATGTCTATCATAGTTGAGCTCGTTATTCGATGTTCGTCCGTTGTCTGACGAAATCGACTTTATTAATTTATAATTGTTTCCTACATACTACATACTACACACTACTTACTGCTTACTTCTCGGATTCACAACATCAACCACCGATTTGTAT encodes:
- a CDS encoding MOSC domain-containing protein, translated to MTKNEVKGKIVALSVSKKKGIPKTNVNSVKLIEGWGIEGDVHAGDWHRQISLLAIESIEKMRAKGLKVRPGAFAENMTTEGIDLMHLQVGVRLLIGETEVEITQIGKECHSRCAIYYSAGDCVMPKEGIFAKVIKGGKIYLDDEVLYKKIVLQMQSK
- a CDS encoding molybdopterin molybdotransferase MoeA, which gives rise to MIDYHEAQKLIEEQTKPLNAIKLPLMETLGYTLAKNIIAKYPIPTFNSSAVDGFAVNVNGLKLFSHKNQVSLKVQAVIQAGDTRKHSLKNNHTFKIFTGALVPRNINTVVMKEDVEEIGGNVIFKTLPEVGTNIRKCGGEFSKGALVLSSGVIITPPVLGLLASLGNASVNVYRKPKVSIIVTGNELKKFSEQIKPGEIRDSNLPSLLAALQLLNIQPEYAMSVKDQKREIQKAIQKALKISDVVITAGGVSVGDYDFVKDVCSSLGIKTVFWRAAIKPGKPLLFGTKGKKLIFGVPGNPVAALLSFYLFIKPTLLRMMGQTEKQNFIQTAVLESDLRKRAGRLEFVRGIFIKKPDGKLVVNPTKGQDSHMLGGFANANCLIHFPKDENVIMKGTSVKIELLKWDINQRAMSEEHRATNKKQ
- the moaCB gene encoding bifunctional molybdenum cofactor biosynthesis protein MoaC/MoaB, translating into MIDISNKTKTLRTAVAKGTLKLKQETIDLIRQNKIPKGDPLAVAKVATIQAAKNTSQIVPYCHPLPVDYVGVEFSIGEGFIEVSVTVKAIYKTGVEMEALTAASVAVLTIYDMTKMLDDSMEIVGVKLLEKTGGKSDFKTKYDKPLRAAVLVMSDSVYAGKKSDLSGKLIVDRLKKELVEVVDYKIIPDELEQIASELIRYADELKLDLVVTTGGTGFSPRDCTPEAMRRVIEREVPGIPEAARSFGQERTPYSMLSRASAGLRGNTLIVNLPGSKKGVAESLDALFPGLLHSFRMISGGGH